A window of the Glaciimonas sp. CA11.2 genome harbors these coding sequences:
- a CDS encoding acyl-CoA synthetase: MAADFDTGLGKNQANFVALTPIDFIARAAEVYGDRLAIVHGQLRQNWRETYDRTKRLASGLQRLGVKKGDTVAVMLPNTPAMVEAHFGIPMAGAILNALNIRLDLTSLTFMLRHAEAKVLVVDTEFAELAGQLAQQIAGLTIIAVHDLLGPQAAPFGDTDYEALLATGDTDFVWEPPTDEWDAIALNYTSGTTGDPKGVVYHHRGATLNAISNILEWDLPKHPVYLWTLPMFHCNGWCFPWTIAARAGVNVCLRKFEPKLVFDLIKEQKITHYCAAPIVHAALANSPAEWRDGIQGVVRGMVAGSPPPAAVLAKMEEMGFDLVHVYGLTETYGPAAVCAEQADWSGLSVDARAVKKSQQGVRYHLQTSLAVLHPTTLQPVAANGLEIGEIMFRGNICMKGYLKNEKSTQAAFEGGWFHTGDLGVCMPDGYVKIKDRSKDIIISGGENISSVEVEEALYRHPDVLAAAVVAQPDEKWGETPCAFVELKEGATVTAAEIIIFCKNILAGFKVPKAVYFGTLPKTSTGKIQKFELRNRVHSQAAIDV, translated from the coding sequence ATGGCAGCAGATTTCGACACCGGCCTTGGCAAGAATCAAGCCAACTTTGTAGCGCTCACGCCCATCGATTTCATCGCTCGCGCCGCCGAGGTCTACGGCGACCGGCTAGCGATTGTGCACGGGCAACTCCGGCAAAACTGGCGCGAGACATACGACCGCACCAAAAGACTTGCCAGCGGTTTGCAGCGACTTGGCGTCAAAAAAGGCGACACTGTCGCCGTCATGCTGCCGAATACACCCGCGATGGTGGAGGCGCACTTTGGCATTCCGATGGCAGGCGCCATACTAAACGCGCTGAACATTCGACTCGACCTGACCTCGCTGACCTTCATGCTGCGCCATGCCGAAGCCAAAGTCCTCGTCGTGGATACCGAATTCGCTGAACTGGCGGGGCAACTCGCACAGCAGATTGCTGGTCTGACGATTATTGCCGTGCATGATTTGCTCGGGCCGCAAGCCGCGCCATTTGGCGATACCGACTATGAAGCGTTACTGGCAACCGGCGATACCGATTTTGTCTGGGAGCCGCCAACGGATGAATGGGACGCGATAGCACTGAACTACACTTCCGGCACAACGGGCGACCCTAAAGGTGTGGTGTATCACCATCGTGGCGCAACGCTGAATGCCATATCGAATATCCTCGAATGGGATCTGCCGAAGCATCCTGTGTATCTGTGGACGCTGCCGATGTTTCATTGCAACGGCTGGTGTTTTCCATGGACAATTGCCGCGCGCGCCGGCGTCAACGTGTGTTTGCGCAAGTTTGAACCAAAGCTGGTATTTGACCTGATCAAAGAACAGAAAATTACGCACTATTGCGCAGCCCCGATTGTGCATGCCGCATTAGCCAACTCACCCGCCGAATGGCGCGATGGCATACAGGGCGTCGTACGCGGCATGGTCGCAGGATCGCCGCCGCCCGCCGCCGTACTCGCAAAAATGGAAGAAATGGGCTTCGATCTGGTCCACGTTTATGGATTGACCGAAACCTACGGTCCCGCAGCCGTGTGCGCAGAACAAGCCGATTGGAGTGGACTCAGCGTCGACGCCCGCGCCGTCAAAAAATCACAGCAAGGCGTGCGCTATCACCTGCAAACATCGCTCGCCGTATTGCACCCGACGACGCTGCAACCAGTAGCAGCCAATGGCTTAGAAATTGGCGAGATCATGTTTCGCGGCAATATCTGCATGAAGGGCTACCTCAAAAACGAAAAGTCCACACAAGCAGCATTTGAAGGTGGCTGGTTTCATACCGGTGATCTCGGCGTGTGCATGCCCGACGGCTATGTCAAAATTAAGGATCGCAGCAAAGACATCATCATCTCCGGAGGAGAAAATATTTCGAGCGTCGAAGTCGAAGAAGCGCTCTATCGCCACCCAGACGTTTTAGCCGCCGCAGTAGTCGCCCAGCCGGACGAAAAATGGGGAGAAACGCCATGCGCTTTTGTCGAGTTAAAAGAAGGGGCAACAGTAACGGCAGCGGAAATAATCATTTTTTGTAAAAATATTCTGGCAGGATTCAAAGTGCCGAAAGCCGTGTATTTTGGTACGCTACCGAAGACCTCAACTGGGAAAATTCAAAAATTTGAATTACGCAATCGGGTGCACTCGCAAGCGGCTATTGATGTTTAA
- a CDS encoding Crp/Fnr family transcriptional regulator has protein sequence MTSVGLNLFDQLSMHAWFLALAPEHQTLVAKTTVIQHFAPREFVARRGVISHYWIGVQRGLIKLAIYSADGRSCTFSGIPAGGWVGEGSVIKREVRKYDVIAVRDAEIMLIPEQTFHILLAESLPFTAFVIRQLNERMGEFIASLQNTRLLSADAQVAQAIAQLFHPVLYPRTMAVLAFSQEEIGLLTGLSRQRVNQALQELARLNLVTTSYQSIQVVDLDGLRRFGLAEL, from the coding sequence ATGACAAGTGTCGGGTTAAACCTTTTTGATCAGCTCTCCATGCATGCGTGGTTTTTGGCGCTGGCTCCGGAACATCAGACGCTGGTAGCAAAAACGACAGTGATCCAGCATTTTGCCCCAAGGGAATTTGTGGCACGCCGCGGCGTTATTTCGCACTATTGGATCGGTGTGCAGCGCGGATTAATCAAGCTGGCTATCTACAGCGCAGATGGTCGCAGTTGTACGTTTTCAGGTATTCCTGCCGGTGGTTGGGTCGGTGAGGGCAGCGTGATCAAACGGGAGGTGCGCAAATATGACGTGATTGCAGTACGCGACGCTGAGATTATGTTAATTCCGGAGCAGACGTTTCATATTTTATTAGCTGAAAGCTTGCCGTTCACCGCCTTCGTTATTCGGCAACTGAATGAGCGTATGGGCGAGTTCATTGCTTCGTTGCAAAACACGCGGTTGCTAAGTGCCGATGCGCAGGTTGCTCAAGCGATTGCGCAGTTATTTCATCCTGTGTTGTACCCCCGCACGATGGCGGTACTCGCCTTTTCTCAAGAGGAAATCGGTTTGTTGACCGGATTATCACGCCAGCGCGTCAATCAGGCGTTGCAGGAACTGGCCAGATTGAATCTGGTGACAACTTCCTACCAATCGATTCAGGTGGTGGATCTGGATGGATTGCGGCGCTTTGGTTTGGCGGAATTATGA
- a CDS encoding argininosuccinate lyase, with product MSRPHLKTIQMSVLSPFSRRISILALIPLIACSLAYAAADAPTGKDLHDNFHFLGEMNKASTVMVVETGIVPPALGKKIASAVDQVIQNGDQPGAKRPADYLQYEPLILAIAGPDGSRMHSGRSRQDILSTTRRLMQRERALKLMDAMNKSKAEFLALAAKHLDTIVPAYTNGVQAQPTTYAHYLLAFASAFGRDSTRLQEAYARLNQSPLGGAALGTSSFPVDRRRLAELLGFDGVIENSYDATQLGALDQGVELVTLCSNAALMIGILMQDIHTQYHQPYPWIMIQEGRLTGTSSIMPQKRNPYALNILRLQASDIVGGSMTFQLEAHNVTPGMPDYKRDQVEKTLDMTTDAFIKLADLMDNLIIDKKRSLQEVDEDYSTTTELADILQRDSDIPFRVGHHFASDLVTYGRTNKLKPTDIPFDIVQQKYAQAVKVFGFTETQFPLTQERYKKSLTAQNMLSSSKGLGGPQRSETERMLAVEKEKLMQDVAWLNTQQNKLARAQDNLDKTFHKLEN from the coding sequence ATGTCCCGTCCTCATCTCAAGACCATTCAAATGTCCGTTCTCTCCCCATTTTCCCGACGGATCAGCATATTGGCGCTCATTCCTCTGATCGCATGCTCACTAGCGTATGCCGCAGCAGACGCACCAACTGGCAAGGATTTGCACGACAACTTTCACTTTCTAGGCGAAATGAACAAGGCCTCGACCGTCATGGTCGTAGAAACAGGCATTGTGCCGCCCGCCCTTGGTAAAAAGATCGCCTCCGCAGTCGACCAAGTCATCCAGAACGGTGACCAGCCCGGCGCGAAACGACCAGCAGACTATCTACAATATGAGCCGCTGATCCTTGCCATTGCTGGGCCGGATGGCTCGCGCATGCATTCTGGTCGCAGCCGTCAGGACATCCTGTCAACGACCCGTCGCCTGATGCAACGCGAGCGCGCCTTAAAACTGATGGATGCGATGAACAAATCGAAAGCCGAGTTCCTTGCGCTAGCCGCAAAGCATCTTGACACCATCGTCCCCGCCTATACCAACGGCGTGCAGGCGCAACCCACGACTTACGCGCATTATTTGCTCGCATTTGCGTCTGCGTTTGGTCGCGACAGCACCCGCTTGCAAGAGGCTTATGCACGCCTTAATCAAAGTCCGTTAGGCGGCGCGGCGCTGGGCACATCAAGCTTTCCAGTGGATCGGCGAAGACTGGCAGAATTATTGGGATTTGATGGCGTCATCGAGAACTCGTACGATGCCACCCAGTTAGGTGCGCTGGATCAGGGCGTCGAACTCGTCACGTTATGCAGCAATGCGGCGTTGATGATCGGTATTTTGATGCAAGACATTCACACCCAATACCACCAGCCTTATCCCTGGATCATGATTCAGGAAGGACGCCTGACCGGGACCAGCAGCATCATGCCGCAAAAACGCAATCCCTACGCCCTCAATATCCTTCGCTTGCAAGCGAGTGATATCGTTGGTGGGTCAATGACATTCCAGTTAGAGGCACACAACGTCACGCCAGGGATGCCGGATTACAAACGCGATCAGGTCGAAAAGACGCTGGACATGACCACCGACGCCTTCATCAAACTGGCCGATCTGATGGACAACCTGATCATCGACAAAAAACGCTCGTTGCAAGAAGTAGACGAAGACTATTCGACAACAACGGAACTGGCCGATATCCTGCAACGCGACTCCGATATTCCGTTCCGCGTAGGTCATCACTTTGCCTCTGATCTCGTTACCTACGGTCGCACCAATAAGCTCAAGCCGACCGACATACCTTTTGACATCGTGCAACAAAAGTATGCCCAAGCAGTGAAGGTCTTCGGGTTCACCGAAACGCAATTTCCATTGACGCAAGAACGTTACAAAAAATCGTTGACCGCACAAAATATGCTGTCTTCCAGCAAAGGCCTGGGCGGACCGCAGCGCAGTGAAACCGAACGCATGCTCGCGGTTGAAAAAGAGAAATTGATGCAGGACGTCGCGTGGTTAAATACCCAGCAAAACAAACTTGCGCGTGCACAAGATAATCTTGATAAAACGTTTCATAAACTCGAAAATTAA
- a CDS encoding NCS2 family permease, with protein sequence MQFLEKFFKLKDNGTDVRTELIAGLTTFLTMAYIIFVNPAILGDAGMPKDSVFVATCIAAAVGTLIMACYANYPIALAPGMGLNAYFAYTVVKGMGVPWEVALGAVFISGCLFLIISLVGVREIIVNGIPPSIRIAITAGIGLFLGLISLKTAGIVVANPATFISLGDLHQIPAILAIVGFLIIVVLDRFQVKGAILIGIVTVTILSFLIGGNKFMGIFSMPPSVMPTLFKLDIMGALSMGVMNIVLVFFLVELFDATGTMIGVATRAGLVKNGKMERLNRALLADSTAIVAGTFLGTSSTTAYIESAAGVQAGGRTGLTALAVAILFLACLFIAPLAGAVPGYATAPALFYVACLMLREVTHLDWDDSTESVPAVITVLMMPFTYSIANGIAFGFISYAALKLFTGRFKEVKLVVWIIAAVFLFRYIHLGAE encoded by the coding sequence ATGCAATTTCTCGAGAAATTTTTTAAGCTGAAGGACAATGGCACCGACGTGCGTACCGAGCTGATCGCCGGACTCACAACGTTTCTAACGATGGCCTATATCATCTTCGTCAACCCGGCGATTCTGGGCGACGCCGGTATGCCAAAAGACTCCGTATTCGTGGCGACCTGTATCGCGGCCGCGGTCGGTACACTGATCATGGCGTGCTATGCCAACTATCCTATTGCGCTGGCGCCCGGAATGGGACTGAACGCCTACTTCGCCTATACCGTGGTCAAAGGAATGGGTGTACCTTGGGAAGTGGCGCTTGGTGCGGTCTTCATTTCTGGCTGCCTGTTTTTAATCATCAGTCTGGTCGGCGTCCGAGAAATCATCGTCAATGGGATTCCCCCCAGTATCCGAATAGCCATCACAGCCGGTATCGGACTATTTCTGGGACTTATTTCTCTCAAAACTGCTGGCATCGTGGTCGCCAATCCGGCCACCTTTATCTCGTTGGGTGATCTGCATCAAATCCCTGCGATTCTGGCGATTGTCGGATTTCTGATCATCGTCGTGCTCGACCGATTCCAGGTCAAGGGTGCCATATTGATCGGCATTGTGACGGTGACTATCCTGAGCTTTCTGATCGGCGGCAACAAGTTTATGGGCATATTTTCCATGCCGCCATCAGTCATGCCGACCTTGTTCAAACTCGACATCATGGGTGCGCTATCGATGGGCGTCATGAACATCGTGCTGGTATTTTTTCTGGTAGAGCTGTTTGATGCCACCGGCACCATGATCGGTGTCGCCACGCGCGCTGGTCTGGTCAAGAATGGCAAGATGGAACGCCTTAACCGTGCTTTGCTGGCAGATAGCACAGCGATTGTGGCTGGCACCTTTCTCGGCACTTCCAGCACCACCGCTTATATCGAAAGCGCGGCGGGCGTGCAAGCCGGTGGTAGGACCGGACTGACCGCACTGGCCGTGGCGATCCTATTTCTGGCGTGCCTGTTTATTGCACCATTGGCCGGAGCAGTTCCTGGATATGCGACCGCGCCAGCACTATTTTATGTCGCTTGTCTGATGCTGCGCGAAGTCACGCATCTGGATTGGGACGACAGCACTGAGAGCGTACCTGCAGTTATTACGGTATTAATGATGCCGTTCACCTACTCCATCGCCAACGGGATCGCCTTCGGCTTTATTTCCTACGCCGCATTGAAATTGTTCACCGGCCGATTTAAGGAAGTGAAACTGGTGGTGTGGATTATTGCCGCGGTCTTCTTGTTTAGATATATTCATTTGGGCGCTGAATAA
- the xdhA gene encoding xanthine dehydrogenase small subunit yields MSTAIQTTAPSGAASSPIRFFYRGEVHTVDRAAPTRTILQHLREDLHCTGTKEGCAEGDCGACTVVIGEIGADGVQMKSVNSCIQFLPTLDGKALFTVEDLKQQDGALHPVQQAMVECHGSQCGFCTPGFVMSLWDLYLKNEGVHALSSSPATSAAPTSQCLQSQQSIQWQPLQRQDIDLALSGNLCRCTGYRPIIDAAHRMGELPLVNFDRDRLQASLQLLQRDELFTYSYEGQHFYAPRTLQQLVDIRAMNPAARMLAGSTDVGLWVTKQMRDLGDIIFLGQVKELATVVIKDGQLHIGAGVTLNDAYSALSTHYPELREMWQRFASLPIRNAGTLGGNVANGSPIGDSPPWLIALGAEVVLRGPTGQRVMPLESLYLDYMKKDMQPDEFVESVRVPLPNGATQFRTYKLAKRFDQDISAVCAAFSVVMDGDNIGAIRIAFGGMAATPKRAAKAEASLIGQPWDETRLQSAMALLAEDFAPLSDMRASSTYRMKTAQNLLRRFWLETRIDAPLRPDQVNAFASVACAA; encoded by the coding sequence TTGTCTACTGCCATCCAAACCACCGCACCATCCGGCGCAGCCAGCAGCCCAATTCGGTTTTTTTATCGTGGCGAGGTGCACACGGTCGACCGCGCCGCACCAACCCGTACCATTCTCCAGCATCTGCGCGAAGATCTGCATTGCACCGGAACCAAGGAGGGTTGCGCCGAGGGCGATTGTGGTGCCTGCACTGTGGTGATCGGTGAAATCGGCGCTGATGGCGTCCAGATGAAATCAGTGAATTCCTGTATTCAATTTTTGCCAACGCTGGATGGCAAAGCCTTGTTTACAGTCGAGGATTTGAAACAACAGGATGGCGCGTTGCATCCGGTACAACAAGCAATGGTTGAATGCCATGGCTCGCAGTGCGGCTTTTGTACCCCCGGCTTCGTCATGTCGTTGTGGGATTTATATCTCAAAAACGAAGGCGTGCACGCGCTTTCGTCATCGCCCGCGACATCTGCTGCGCCAACTAGCCAATGCTTGCAATCCCAGCAATCCATCCAATGGCAGCCTTTGCAGCGCCAGGATATCGATCTGGCATTGTCCGGAAATCTATGCCGCTGTACGGGTTATCGTCCGATTATTGATGCGGCGCACCGAATGGGCGAGTTGCCGCTGGTCAATTTCGACCGCGACAGATTGCAGGCATCGTTGCAGCTACTACAGCGCGACGAACTGTTTACCTATAGTTACGAAGGACAACATTTTTACGCGCCGCGCACCTTACAACAATTGGTCGACATCCGCGCCATGAATCCAGCGGCGCGCATGCTGGCGGGATCGACCGACGTTGGTTTATGGGTCACCAAACAAATGCGCGACCTTGGCGACATCATCTTTTTGGGGCAAGTCAAAGAACTCGCCACCGTCGTCATCAAAGACGGTCAACTTCACATCGGCGCAGGCGTCACACTTAACGATGCGTATTCAGCGCTCAGCACGCATTACCCGGAATTGCGTGAGATGTGGCAACGATTTGCTTCGTTACCGATTCGGAATGCTGGCACACTCGGTGGCAATGTCGCGAATGGCTCCCCGATTGGCGATTCTCCACCATGGTTGATCGCACTCGGTGCGGAAGTGGTGTTACGCGGACCGACCGGTCAACGCGTGATGCCATTGGAGTCGCTCTATCTGGATTACATGAAAAAAGACATGCAACCCGATGAGTTCGTTGAATCGGTCAGGGTGCCGCTTCCAAATGGCGCTACGCAGTTCCGCACTTACAAACTGGCGAAGCGGTTTGATCAGGATATTTCTGCGGTATGTGCCGCGTTTTCTGTGGTGATGGACGGCGACAACATTGGTGCGATCCGTATCGCTTTTGGAGGCATGGCGGCGACACCGAAACGCGCCGCCAAAGCCGAAGCATCGCTAATTGGGCAGCCTTGGGACGAAACGCGTTTGCAATCGGCCATGGCCTTATTGGCAGAAGATTTTGCACCGTTATCAGACATGCGCGCATCCAGCACCTATCGGATGAAAACAGCGCAGAATCTATTACGTCGCTTCTGGTTAGAAACCCGTATTGACGCGCCGTTACGGCCGGACCAGGTTAATGCGTTTGCCAGCGTTGCGTGCGCTGCCTGA
- the xdhB gene encoding xanthine dehydrogenase molybdopterin binding subunit, giving the protein MNTQTDAFLKTDSGAPADKTTWAEVGQSHPHESAVLHVLGEATYTDDIPEAQGTLHAALGMSQKAHARIRSINLEAVRSATGVVAVYVAGDIPGTNDCGPIIHDDPILADGLVQYVGQPIFVVVADSHDNARRAVRKAVVDYDELPAILTPQAAHAAKSYVLPPMHLARGNVESAFANAPHKLSGELLVGGQEQFYLEGQISYAIPKEGNGMLVQCSTQHPSEMQHVVAHALGLHAHNVVVECRRMGGGFGGKESQSALWAAVAAISAHKLKRPVKLRADRDDDMMVTGKRHCFHYEYEVGYDDGGRIVGARVQMVSRAGYSADLSAPVATRAVCHFDNAYYLSDVDISAMCGKTNTQSNTAFRGFGGPQGAIAIEYILDEIARNLGRDALDIRKHNFYGRNEQEGRNVTQYGQIVVDNVIHELVEELESTSDYRQRRAAIDTFNANSLVLKKGLALTPVKFGIAFNVTHLNQAGALVHVYTDGSVLVNHGGTEMGQGVNTKVAQVVAHALGIPLALVRVTATDTSKIANTSATAASTGADLNGKAAQNAAHKIRQRLAEFFITLYAGDVTAVTFAAGLIQMGEHSITFADLVQKAYMARVQLWSDGFYATPGLYWDSKTMTGHPFSYFAYGASVSEVVVDTLTGEWRLLRADALYDAGESLNPALDIGQVEGAFIQGMGWLTTEELWWNKDGKLMTHAPSTYKIPAISDCPQDFRVRLFKNRNVEDSIHRSKAVGEPPLLLPFSVFFAIRDAVASVVDHRYNPPLNAPATSEAILNAITAVEAMAAGA; this is encoded by the coding sequence ATGAATACCCAAACTGACGCTTTTTTAAAAACTGATAGTGGCGCACCCGCCGATAAGACTACCTGGGCGGAAGTCGGCCAGTCACATCCGCACGAATCGGCGGTTCTCCATGTACTGGGCGAAGCTACCTATACCGACGACATACCCGAAGCGCAAGGCACGTTGCACGCCGCGCTCGGGATGTCTCAAAAGGCGCATGCGCGGATTCGTTCGATCAATCTGGAAGCGGTCCGTAGCGCCACAGGCGTGGTCGCGGTCTACGTTGCCGGCGATATTCCTGGTACCAATGATTGCGGTCCGATCATTCATGATGATCCAATTCTTGCCGATGGTCTGGTCCAATATGTCGGACAACCAATATTTGTGGTCGTCGCCGACAGCCACGACAACGCCCGCCGTGCAGTGCGCAAAGCGGTGGTCGACTATGATGAACTGCCAGCGATTTTGACGCCGCAGGCAGCGCATGCGGCAAAGTCGTATGTGTTGCCGCCGATGCATCTGGCACGCGGCAATGTTGAGTCGGCGTTTGCCAATGCGCCGCATAAATTAAGCGGCGAGTTGCTGGTCGGCGGTCAGGAGCAATTCTATCTGGAAGGTCAGATCTCGTATGCGATTCCCAAAGAAGGTAACGGCATGTTGGTTCAATGCTCGACCCAGCATCCGTCCGAAATGCAGCACGTTGTAGCGCACGCGCTGGGTTTGCACGCGCACAATGTGGTGGTTGAATGTCGTCGTATGGGCGGCGGATTTGGCGGCAAGGAATCGCAATCGGCTTTATGGGCAGCGGTTGCAGCAATATCTGCGCATAAATTAAAGCGTCCTGTCAAACTGCGGGCTGATCGTGACGATGACATGATGGTGACTGGCAAGCGGCATTGCTTTCATTATGAGTATGAGGTCGGTTATGACGACGGCGGACGCATAGTTGGCGCGCGGGTACAGATGGTCAGTCGGGCGGGTTATTCAGCCGATTTGTCGGCACCGGTTGCCACGCGCGCGGTCTGCCATTTTGACAATGCCTATTATTTGTCAGACGTAGACATCAGCGCTATGTGCGGCAAAACCAATACCCAGTCGAATACGGCGTTCCGGGGCTTTGGCGGACCGCAAGGTGCAATTGCGATTGAATACATACTCGACGAGATTGCGCGTAATCTTGGTCGTGATGCGTTGGATATTCGCAAACATAATTTCTATGGTCGTAATGAGCAAGAAGGCCGCAATGTGACGCAGTACGGTCAAATAGTCGTCGACAACGTCATCCATGAACTGGTTGAAGAGCTGGAAAGTACCAGTGACTATCGCCAGCGCCGTGCAGCTATCGATACTTTTAACGCCAACAGTCTGGTGCTCAAAAAAGGCCTCGCGCTCACGCCAGTCAAATTCGGTATCGCCTTTAACGTCACCCACTTGAATCAGGCCGGTGCGCTAGTGCATGTCTACACCGACGGCTCTGTGCTGGTCAACCATGGCGGCACCGAAATGGGGCAAGGCGTTAACACCAAAGTTGCGCAGGTTGTCGCGCACGCGCTGGGTATTCCTTTGGCTTTAGTGCGCGTCACGGCAACTGATACTAGCAAGATTGCCAATACGTCCGCCACCGCAGCCTCCACTGGCGCTGATTTGAACGGTAAAGCAGCACAAAATGCAGCGCACAAAATACGTCAGCGTCTGGCCGAATTCTTCATCACCTTATATGCGGGCGATGTGACGGCGGTGACCTTTGCCGCGGGTCTGATACAAATGGGCGAACACAGCATTACTTTCGCTGATCTGGTGCAAAAAGCGTATATGGCGCGAGTGCAGTTATGGTCCGACGGATTTTATGCCACGCCGGGTTTGTATTGGGATTCCAAGACCATGACCGGTCATCCATTTTCTTATTTTGCCTACGGTGCTTCGGTCTCCGAAGTGGTGGTCGATACGCTTACTGGCGAGTGGAGACTGTTGCGCGCAGATGCTCTTTACGACGCGGGTGAATCGCTCAATCCCGCACTGGATATAGGGCAAGTTGAGGGGGCGTTCATTCAGGGGATGGGTTGGCTAACCACCGAAGAATTGTGGTGGAACAAGGATGGTAAGTTAATGACGCACGCGCCATCGACTTACAAAATTCCGGCCATATCCGATTGTCCGCAAGACTTCCGCGTGCGCTTGTTCAAGAATCGCAACGTAGAAGACAGTATTCATCGCTCCAAAGCTGTTGGTGAACCGCCATTATTGTTGCCTTTCTCGGTGTTTTTTGCGATCCGTGACGCCGTTGCCAGCGTCGTTGATCATCGCTACAACCCGCCGTTAAATGCGCCAGCGACCAGTGAAGCAATCTTGAATGCGATTACGGCGGTTGAAGCGATGGCCGCTGGTGCTTGA
- the xdhC gene encoding xanthine dehydrogenase accessory protein XdhC: protein MTLWLNALITLMKQPTPANPAILITVAQVEGSGPRAPGAKMVVTTLAQFDTIGGGHLELCAIDIAHQMLLDAESDAFSGAGERRLQRFSLGPALGQCCGGVVHLAFERVDANAAEYFNYLQLRLRKAEDSWRLVALDRVDGTESVNSAAAPSLCDVDGRRLHGPGMLPRLPALIDGAMLIRDSAGQRWLLDGCLAPRPQLFLFGAGHVGAAIVRALADLPCRITWIDEREEMFPDHQPANVTIEATDIPEAVVASAPAGASFLVMTHNHALDQRLSELILQRDDVAWFGLIGSKTKRMQFEHRLEERGIPPQRLAEMVCPIGIPGIIGKEPAVIAASVTAQLLQVWESIGRTLPVTPVLSAISEVSSVSNTVAPQMFSDAGTLL, encoded by the coding sequence ATGACACTTTGGTTAAATGCATTGATCACGCTGATGAAGCAGCCGACACCGGCCAATCCAGCGATCTTGATCACGGTCGCGCAGGTCGAGGGTTCCGGCCCGCGCGCGCCTGGCGCAAAGATGGTGGTGACGACGTTGGCGCAGTTTGACACCATCGGTGGCGGTCACCTGGAGTTGTGTGCCATCGACATCGCGCATCAGATGCTTTTGGATGCCGAATCGGATGCCTTTAGCGGAGCCGGTGAACGGCGCTTGCAACGATTTTCGTTGGGGCCGGCGCTTGGCCAATGTTGCGGCGGTGTGGTGCATTTAGCGTTTGAACGCGTCGATGCCAATGCCGCAGAATATTTTAATTATCTACAATTACGCCTGCGCAAAGCCGAGGACAGCTGGCGTTTGGTTGCCTTGGATCGCGTCGACGGCACGGAAAGCGTGAATAGCGCAGCCGCGCCTAGTCTCTGCGATGTAGATGGTCGGCGCCTGCACGGTCCTGGTATGTTGCCGCGGTTACCGGCCTTGATAGATGGCGCAATGCTGATACGCGATAGCGCAGGTCAGCGCTGGTTACTGGATGGTTGCCTTGCGCCGCGGCCACAATTATTTCTATTTGGCGCAGGCCATGTCGGCGCAGCCATCGTTCGCGCGTTGGCCGATTTGCCTTGTCGGATAACCTGGATCGATGAAAGGGAAGAAATGTTTCCCGATCATCAGCCTGCCAATGTCACGATAGAAGCCACTGACATTCCCGAAGCCGTGGTCGCCAGCGCTCCGGCCGGCGCAAGCTTTTTGGTGATGACGCATAACCACGCGCTGGATCAACGCTTATCGGAGCTTATTTTGCAGCGCGACGATGTGGCGTGGTTTGGTTTGATTGGTTCAAAAACCAAGCGCATGCAGTTCGAGCATCGACTCGAAGAGCGCGGCATACCACCGCAGCGATTGGCCGAGATGGTGTGTCCAATCGGCATTCCGGGAATCATTGGCAAAGAGCCAGCGGTGATCGCTGCTTCAGTGACGGCACAACTGCTTCAGGTGTGGGAAAGCATCGGCCGCACATTGCCGGTCACGCCTGTTTTATCCGCTATATCCGAAGTTTCCAGCGTGTCGAATACAGTAGCACCGCAGATGTTTAGTGACGCTGGAACGCTTCTCTAA